In Allomuricauda ruestringensis DSM 13258, the following proteins share a genomic window:
- a CDS encoding histone deacetylase has translation MLKIAYHPIYKHPLPEGHRFPMIKYELLPQQLIHEGTCTEHNFFEPGLPEDHHIFAAHDEVYFKDLVDLNLSKSAVRKIGFPLSDELVLRERIIADGTIKGCDFALEHGISMNIAGGTHHAYSDRGEAFCMLNDQAIGARYLLNNELAKKILIVDLDVHQGNGTAEIFKTDHSVFTFSMHGNGNYPFKKEISDLDIPLEKGTTDQEYLSLLKNTLPELLEQVQPDFIFYLCGVDVLESDKLGTLSMTLEGCKERDLFVLQTCYDAKIPVQCSMGGGYSPDIKIIVDAHANTFRLAQDIYE, from the coding sequence ATGCTCAAAATAGCCTATCACCCCATTTACAAACATCCACTGCCCGAAGGACATCGTTTCCCCATGATCAAATACGAATTGTTGCCCCAGCAACTGATCCACGAAGGAACTTGTACTGAGCATAATTTTTTTGAACCCGGACTTCCTGAAGACCATCATATTTTTGCCGCACATGATGAGGTCTATTTTAAGGATTTGGTGGATTTGAACCTCTCCAAAAGTGCTGTCCGGAAGATTGGTTTTCCATTAAGCGATGAACTTGTTTTGAGAGAGCGAATCATTGCTGACGGTACAATCAAGGGATGTGATTTTGCGCTGGAACATGGCATCTCCATGAACATTGCTGGAGGAACGCACCATGCTTATTCGGATAGAGGTGAAGCCTTTTGCATGCTGAACGATCAAGCGATTGGCGCTCGATACCTTTTGAATAATGAACTAGCTAAAAAGATATTGATCGTTGACTTGGATGTTCACCAAGGCAATGGAACCGCGGAAATATTTAAGACAGACCATTCTGTTTTTACTTTTTCCATGCATGGCAATGGCAATTATCCTTTCAAAAAGGAGATTTCTGATTTGGATATTCCTTTGGAAAAAGGCACAACGGACCAAGAGTATTTGTCCCTCTTAAAAAATACTCTCCCCGAATTGTTGGAACAAGTACAACCTGATTTTATTTTTTATCTCTGTGGAGTGGATGTTTTGGAATCGGATAAATTGGGCACCCTGTCCATGACTTTGGAAGGATGTAAGGAACGCGACCTATTTGTGCTTCAAACCTGTTACGATGCCAAAATTCCCGTGCAATGCAGTATGGGTGGCGGTTACTCGCCGGACATCAAAATAATAGTTGACGCGCATGCGAACACTTTTCGCCTTGCCCAAGATATTTATGAGTAA
- a CDS encoding Tex family protein — translation MQLVPYIIRHTNLSEKSVENTVTLLNQDCTVPFISRYRKELTGNLDEVQIGSIVEYKAQFEALEKRKTAIIKAVSEQDALTPELEAKFLNCTELTSLEDLYLPFKKSKKTKAETARKNGLEPLAKIIMAQRSDEIEFIASKYLNKDVINEDDALEGARHIISEWINERTDIRNQLRGQLERHALITTKVVKTKKDDEKAQKFRDYFDWSEPLNRCPSHRFLAIMRAEKEGFIRVKIEIDNERALQNIERRLIKSNNACAKQIKLAIADAYKRLLLPSLSNELLKTAKENADASAIQVFSKNLKQLLLGAPLGEKRILAIDPGFRTGCKVVCLDEQGDLKHNETIYPHPPQRDSSGAIKKISSLVDAYKIEAIAIGNGTASRETEQLVKRIPFKKEIEVFVVSEAGASIYSASKIARDEFPNYDVTVRGAVSIGRRLADPLAELVKIDAKSIGVGQYQHDVDQTQLKTSLDTVVESCVNSVGVNINTASVPLLSYVSGIGPKLAENIVAYRNENGKFKNREQIKKVARLGGKAFEQSAGFLRIKNGDNPLDDSAVHPESYGLVAKMAKDQGISLKEILGNKAALKGIDLKSYCTDTIGMPTLEDTLKELEKPGLDLREKAKVFTFNQNIKEITDLRQGQLLPGIVNNITNFGCFVDIGIKESGLVHISNLSDSFVKDVNEHVSLHQQVVVKVLDVDVQRKRIQLALHKQGA, via the coding sequence ATGCAACTTGTCCCCTACATAATCCGCCACACCAATCTTTCAGAAAAAAGTGTGGAGAACACCGTGACACTTTTGAATCAAGATTGTACCGTTCCCTTTATTTCAAGGTATCGAAAGGAACTTACGGGCAATTTGGACGAAGTTCAGATTGGCTCCATTGTGGAGTACAAAGCCCAGTTTGAGGCGTTGGAAAAGCGAAAAACGGCCATCATCAAAGCAGTTTCGGAACAGGATGCCCTTACCCCAGAACTGGAGGCCAAGTTTTTGAACTGTACCGAACTTACGAGTTTGGAAGATCTCTACCTTCCGTTCAAAAAGAGCAAAAAGACCAAGGCAGAAACCGCACGTAAAAATGGCCTAGAACCTTTGGCCAAAATCATTATGGCACAACGGAGCGATGAAATCGAATTCATTGCTTCCAAATACCTGAACAAGGACGTCATCAACGAAGATGATGCTCTCGAAGGGGCCAGGCACATCATTTCCGAATGGATTAACGAACGGACTGATATTCGTAATCAGTTGCGCGGTCAGTTGGAACGCCATGCCCTTATCACCACCAAAGTGGTCAAGACCAAAAAGGATGATGAAAAGGCCCAAAAATTCAGGGATTATTTTGATTGGAGCGAACCGTTGAACCGTTGTCCTTCGCATCGATTTTTAGCCATCATGCGCGCTGAAAAGGAAGGTTTCATTCGGGTAAAAATCGAAATAGATAACGAAAGGGCTCTCCAGAACATCGAAAGACGCTTGATCAAATCGAACAATGCCTGTGCAAAACAAATCAAATTGGCCATTGCTGATGCCTACAAACGACTTTTGTTACCATCCCTGTCCAACGAACTTTTAAAAACCGCCAAGGAAAATGCAGATGCTTCCGCCATTCAGGTTTTCTCTAAAAATCTAAAACAGCTGCTCCTTGGTGCACCCCTGGGCGAAAAGCGTATTTTGGCCATAGATCCCGGTTTTAGAACGGGCTGCAAAGTGGTTTGCTTGGACGAGCAGGGCGACTTAAAGCACAATGAAACTATTTATCCACATCCACCTCAACGTGACAGCTCTGGAGCCATCAAAAAGATAAGTTCCTTGGTGGATGCCTATAAAATCGAGGCCATTGCCATTGGTAACGGAACAGCTTCTCGCGAAACTGAGCAATTGGTAAAACGCATTCCGTTTAAAAAAGAAATTGAGGTATTTGTAGTGAGCGAAGCTGGAGCTTCCATTTATTCAGCCTCTAAAATTGCCCGGGACGAGTTCCCGAATTACGATGTTACGGTAAGGGGTGCCGTTTCCATCGGTCGTCGTTTGGCCGATCCCTTGGCCGAATTGGTAAAAATAGATGCCAAGTCCATTGGTGTGGGGCAATATCAGCATGATGTAGACCAAACCCAACTGAAGACATCTTTGGACACCGTAGTAGAAAGTTGTGTAAACTCCGTTGGAGTCAATATCAATACGGCGAGTGTTCCCTTATTAAGCTATGTTTCCGGTATTGGGCCGAAATTGGCGGAGAACATTGTAGCTTACCGAAATGAAAACGGGAAGTTCAAAAACAGGGAGCAAATCAAAAAAGTAGCACGTTTAGGCGGAAAGGCCTTTGAGCAGAGTGCAGGGTTTTTGCGTATCAAAAATGGTGACAATCCATTGGATGATTCCGCCGTACACCCAGAAAGCTATGGTTTGGTGGCAAAAATGGCCAAGGACCAAGGAATTTCCCTGAAAGAAATTCTTGGAAACAAAGCTGCTCTAAAAGGTATCGACCTAAAATCCTATTGTACCGACACTATAGGAATGCCCACTTTGGAGGATACTTTGAAAGAATTGGAAAAACCGGGCTTAGATCTTAGAGAGAAGGCCAAGGTCTTCACTTTTAACCAAAACATCAAGGAGATTACCGACTTGCGACAAGGGCAATTGTTACCGGGAATTGTCAACAACATTACCAATTTTGGTTGTTTTGTGGATATTGGGATCAAGGAAAGTGGTCTGGTCCATATTTCCAACCTTTCCGATTCTTTTGTGAAAGATGTGAACGAACATGTGAGCCTTCATCAACAAGTTGTGGTGAAAGTTTTGGATGTGGATGTCCAAAGAAAACGTATACAATTGGCTTTGCATAAACAAGGTGCTTAA
- the metG gene encoding methionine--tRNA ligase, giving the protein MAQNTSPSRYTITAALPYTNGPIHIGHLAGVYVPADIYSRYLRLKGNDVAFVCGSDEHGVAISMKAKKEGVTPTEIIDKYHGIIKKSFVDFGISFDNYSRTSAKVHHDTASEFFKKMYEQGDFIEEETEQLYDDEAKQFLADRFVIGTCPKCGHEEAYGDQCENCGSSLNATDLITPKSTITGTVPTLKKTKHWFLPLDRYEGFLKKWILEEHKSDWKPNVYGQCKSWIDEGLKPRAVTRDLDWGIPVPVEGGEGKVLYVWFDAPIGYISSTKEWAEREGKDWEPYWKEKDTKLVHFIGKDNIVFHCIIFPSMLQANGDYILPDNVPANEFLNLEGNKLSTSKNWAVWLHEYLEEFPDMQDVLRYALTANAPETKDNDFTWKDFQSRNNNELVAIFGNFVNRVAVLTHKYYGGEVPAPADFTAVDKEALQALKEFPEILSKSLERYRFREASQQLMNLARLGNKYLADEEPWKLIKTDEERVKTIMYVALQIATGLAILSEPFLPFTSSKLKGILRHAELDSASHWDDISTNDVLLPAGHQLNPSELLFRKIEDTEIQQQLDKLEATKKANASTALSTGSMDKEVAPQKDTITFDDFSKLDMRVGTIIEAEKMPKANKLLVLKVDTGLDTRTIVSGIANSFKPEDIVGKKVTVLVNLAPRKLRGVESQGMILMTENKEGKIVFLNPDEDGVDNGEAIS; this is encoded by the coding sequence ATGGCTCAAAATACATCACCTTCCAGATACACCATTACAGCGGCACTGCCCTACACCAACGGACCCATTCATATTGGGCACTTGGCCGGCGTCTATGTTCCTGCTGATATCTATTCGCGATATTTACGCTTAAAAGGCAACGACGTGGCCTTTGTCTGCGGTAGCGATGAACACGGAGTAGCCATTTCCATGAAGGCCAAAAAGGAAGGTGTTACCCCCACAGAAATTATAGACAAGTACCACGGCATCATCAAAAAGTCGTTTGTTGATTTTGGAATTTCTTTTGACAACTACTCCAGAACTTCAGCAAAAGTGCATCACGACACCGCTTCGGAATTCTTCAAAAAAATGTACGAGCAAGGGGATTTTATCGAAGAAGAAACCGAACAATTGTACGATGACGAGGCCAAACAGTTTTTGGCTGATAGATTCGTGATTGGAACTTGCCCCAAATGTGGACACGAAGAAGCTTATGGCGACCAATGTGAAAATTGCGGGTCATCGCTCAATGCTACGGACCTCATCACACCAAAATCTACCATCACAGGTACTGTTCCTACTTTAAAAAAGACGAAACATTGGTTCTTGCCTTTGGACCGCTACGAAGGGTTCCTGAAAAAATGGATTTTGGAAGAACATAAATCCGACTGGAAACCCAATGTGTACGGCCAATGTAAATCCTGGATTGATGAAGGCCTAAAACCCCGTGCCGTAACTCGCGATTTGGACTGGGGCATCCCCGTTCCCGTGGAAGGTGGAGAAGGAAAAGTACTTTATGTTTGGTTTGATGCGCCCATCGGCTACATATCCTCCACAAAAGAGTGGGCCGAACGCGAAGGAAAGGACTGGGAACCCTACTGGAAAGAAAAGGACACCAAATTGGTTCACTTTATTGGTAAGGACAACATTGTGTTCCATTGTATCATCTTCCCGAGTATGTTACAGGCCAATGGCGACTATATTTTGCCAGACAATGTACCTGCCAATGAGTTTCTGAACCTTGAAGGAAACAAACTATCCACCTCAAAAAACTGGGCGGTTTGGTTGCACGAGTATTTGGAAGAATTCCCAGATATGCAAGATGTGCTCCGATATGCGCTGACCGCGAACGCACCCGAAACCAAAGACAACGACTTTACTTGGAAGGATTTTCAATCGAGGAACAATAACGAATTGGTGGCCATTTTTGGCAACTTTGTGAACCGTGTGGCGGTATTGACGCACAAATACTACGGAGGTGAAGTTCCAGCTCCAGCCGACTTTACAGCTGTTGACAAAGAGGCCCTGCAAGCCTTGAAGGAATTTCCAGAAATCTTATCCAAATCACTGGAACGGTACCGTTTCCGTGAAGCGAGTCAACAATTGATGAATTTGGCGCGATTGGGTAACAAATATTTGGCGGACGAAGAACCTTGGAAACTAATTAAAACGGATGAGGAACGTGTAAAGACCATTATGTACGTGGCACTTCAGATTGCAACGGGATTGGCCATTTTAAGCGAGCCTTTCTTGCCGTTTACATCAAGTAAATTAAAGGGGATTTTACGTCATGCTGAACTTGATTCAGCATCCCATTGGGATGACATTTCAACAAATGACGTTCTTCTCCCCGCCGGACACCAACTCAACCCGAGCGAACTACTCTTCAGAAAAATCGAGGACACCGAAATACAACAACAACTGGATAAATTGGAAGCCACCAAAAAAGCAAATGCTTCGACTGCGCTCAGCACAGGTTCAATGGACAAGGAAGTAGCCCCGCAAAAAGACACCATTACTTTTGATGATTTCTCTAAACTCGATATGCGCGTGGGAACCATCATCGAAGCCGAAAAAATGCCCAAGGCCAATAAACTTTTGGTATTAAAAGTGGATACAGGTTTGGATACACGCACCATTGTGTCAGGTATCGCCAATAGCTTTAAACCCGAAGATATTGTGGGCAAAAAAGTGACCGTTTTGGTCAATTTGGCTCCAAGAAAACTGCGCGGTGTAGAGAGTCAGGGTATGATTTTGATGACGGAGAACAAGGAAGGGAAAATAGTTTTTCTCAATCCGGATGAGGATGGGGTTGATAATGGGGAGGCTATAAGTTAA
- a CDS encoding DUF1501 domain-containing protein, with protein sequence MCDNHHTHDKSPHKGLEHEGHDLEHKKWSRRSFVQALGIAGSGSMFLGSHLISASSPSPLTAAVAAAETDNILILIRLSGGNDGLSTVIPIQQYDTYANARPNIYIPESKVLKLTDDFGVPTYMSSLESLWGDGQFKAVHGVGYENQSLSHFTGSDIFANTDLTTTGFSGENTGWMGRHFEELYPDYLINPPAAPAAIQIGNLANMIFQGDETNYAFVTNNVDQLEQIAETGAFYDIENAPFDDCMYGDQLRFLRGVANTTYEYAGTIHDAYMRGQNQVEYQDNGFARQLALLARLIKGNLGTKVYMISLGGFDTHGNQPIVHERLMSNLSVAINNFYEDLAFTEQDDNVLSMTFSEFGRRIFENGSNGTDHGKAAPTLFFGSGLSGSAFVGEHPSLDEPNNRGNLEYTMDFRNLYGTVLAEWLCVPRESVEQHLLGHPYQAIDLGFNCSGEEFDDIAMDNDPPTLPETPPSQDPNNPDIDVLDGIVHTPFYPQSRAPHIHLEMPVAAHVDIELFNILGQRMGTLFNEMMLEGQVDINIRERMRDSLSTGKYIYRISVGDKKMSKSVMIS encoded by the coding sequence ATGTGCGATAATCACCATACCCACGATAAATCACCACACAAAGGCCTCGAACACGAAGGCCATGATCTAGAACACAAAAAATGGAGCCGACGCTCCTTTGTCCAAGCTTTGGGCATTGCAGGTTCGGGTTCCATGTTCTTGGGAAGCCATCTAATTTCAGCTTCCTCACCATCACCGCTTACGGCCGCTGTCGCAGCCGCGGAAACCGACAATATTTTAATCCTGATTCGACTATCGGGAGGGAACGACGGACTCAGTACCGTAATCCCGATACAACAATATGATACTTATGCGAATGCAAGACCTAACATTTACATCCCAGAGAGCAAGGTCTTAAAACTTACCGATGATTTTGGGGTGCCCACTTATATGAGCTCCTTGGAATCCCTTTGGGGCGACGGACAGTTTAAGGCCGTACATGGTGTGGGGTACGAAAACCAAAGTTTATCCCACTTTACAGGTTCCGATATTTTCGCCAATACCGATTTGACCACTACTGGATTCTCCGGAGAAAATACAGGTTGGATGGGCAGACATTTTGAGGAGCTTTATCCAGATTATTTGATCAATCCGCCAGCTGCCCCTGCTGCCATTCAAATTGGAAACTTGGCCAATATGATTTTTCAAGGTGACGAAACCAACTATGCTTTTGTTACCAACAATGTAGACCAGTTGGAGCAAATTGCAGAGACCGGTGCCTTTTACGATATTGAAAACGCACCCTTTGATGACTGTATGTATGGCGACCAATTGAGGTTTCTCCGTGGTGTTGCCAATACTACGTACGAGTATGCAGGTACAATTCACGATGCCTATATGAGAGGTCAAAACCAAGTAGAATATCAAGACAATGGCTTTGCAAGGCAATTGGCGCTCTTGGCACGTTTGATCAAAGGAAATTTGGGCACCAAGGTTTATATGATTTCCTTGGGAGGCTTTGACACCCACGGCAATCAACCCATTGTACACGAGCGTTTGATGTCCAACCTATCTGTGGCCATCAACAATTTCTACGAAGACCTTGCATTCACAGAGCAAGATGATAACGTACTAAGTATGACCTTCTCCGAGTTTGGCCGTAGGATTTTTGAAAATGGTTCCAATGGTACCGACCATGGAAAGGCCGCCCCTACCCTGTTCTTTGGTTCAGGATTGAGTGGAAGTGCATTTGTTGGCGAACACCCTTCGCTGGATGAACCCAACAACCGAGGAAATTTGGAATATACTATGGACTTTAGAAACCTTTACGGAACCGTACTGGCCGAATGGCTCTGTGTTCCAAGGGAGTCTGTGGAACAACATTTACTGGGTCATCCCTACCAAGCTATCGATCTAGGCTTCAACTGCAGTGGAGAGGAATTTGATGATATTGCCATGGACAACGACCCACCTACATTGCCGGAGACTCCGCCGAGCCAAGACCCCAACAATCCAGATATTGATGTTTTGGATGGAATAGTCCATACACCCTTTTACCCACAATCACGCGCACCACACATTCATTTGGAAATGCCCGTAGCTGCCCATGTGGATATTGAGCTCTTCAATATTTTGGGACAACGGATGGGAACCTTGTTCAACGAAATGATGCTGGAAGGCCAAGTGGACATCAATATACGGGAACGTATGCGCGACAGTTTATCCACAGGAAAATACATTTACCGAATTTCTGTGGGCGATAAAAAAATGAGCAAATCAGTAATGATTTCTTAA
- a CDS encoding DUF1800 domain-containing protein → MEYFINCNSSTLAPYTTPLDEVRAAHLYRRLGFSASVQTINAAVGLSASALVDNLVDQALSLPTIPAPEWADWTGANYPEDDDLARQLRSAQVEDFTTTYGNALLDNSLRDRMSFFWSNHFVTQLETYNCPQFLYYYVLCLQQNALGNFKNLTSEVGLTSAMLYYLDGARNRGDNPNENYARELYELFTLGEGNNYTEEDIIETAKALSGYTERGEEGCTQVTFDPTEFNTDSKTIFGQTGNWDYDDVIDILFNERADEIGWFICKKLYEFFVHPDSTNEDGGIAPQIIDGMAQTFIGSGFEIAPVLRQLFKSQHFFDETAIGVIIKSPADLYFNLLKETSFTYDDGTVLNMIDSCSLIGQRFFQPPEVEGWQRDRTWINTNFIIGRWLTTEVFLERFFQNDPEQFRNLAMDAVGPADSNTSNPEIVVRALVNKFTPKGLLTDADFERAMDAFKIDDVPEEYYSPDYFPGGTSQWMLQMSAESPTQVYILLRHLSREPEFQLK, encoded by the coding sequence ATGGAGTACTTTATCAATTGTAATTCCTCAACCTTGGCGCCGTACACTACTCCATTAGATGAGGTGCGTGCGGCCCACTTGTACCGAAGACTTGGTTTTAGTGCTTCTGTACAAACCATAAATGCCGCTGTGGGACTATCAGCAAGTGCCCTCGTGGACAACTTGGTGGACCAGGCCCTTAGCTTACCGACCATACCTGCTCCTGAATGGGCCGATTGGACCGGTGCCAATTATCCTGAAGATGATGATTTGGCCAGACAACTGCGCAGTGCACAAGTTGAAGATTTTACCACCACCTACGGCAACGCACTTTTGGACAATAGCCTCAGGGATAGAATGAGCTTCTTTTGGAGCAATCACTTTGTTACGCAATTGGAGACCTATAATTGCCCACAATTCCTATATTATTATGTGCTTTGCTTGCAGCAGAATGCATTGGGCAATTTTAAGAACCTGACTAGTGAGGTCGGGCTCACCAGTGCCATGCTTTATTATTTGGACGGTGCCAGAAACCGAGGGGACAATCCTAACGAGAACTACGCGCGTGAACTTTACGAGCTTTTTACCTTAGGTGAAGGGAACAACTACACAGAAGAAGATATTATTGAAACCGCAAAGGCGCTCTCCGGATATACCGAACGTGGCGAAGAAGGTTGTACCCAAGTTACCTTCGACCCCACAGAGTTCAATACCGATAGCAAAACCATATTCGGTCAAACTGGGAATTGGGACTACGACGATGTCATCGACATTCTTTTCAACGAAAGAGCTGATGAGATCGGATGGTTTATCTGTAAAAAGCTTTACGAGTTTTTTGTCCATCCCGATTCGACCAACGAAGATGGAGGGATTGCTCCACAAATTATTGACGGAATGGCCCAGACCTTTATCGGCAGTGGATTTGAAATTGCCCCTGTTCTTCGTCAACTATTTAAAAGTCAGCACTTTTTTGATGAAACTGCCATCGGGGTCATCATTAAAAGTCCAGCCGACCTTTATTTTAATTTATTGAAGGAAACCAGCTTCACTTACGATGACGGAACGGTTTTAAATATGATCGATTCTTGTTCATTGATTGGGCAACGCTTTTTTCAGCCTCCTGAAGTGGAAGGTTGGCAACGCGACCGAACATGGATCAATACAAACTTTATTATAGGGCGATGGTTGACAACGGAAGTATTCTTGGAACGTTTTTTTCAAAACGACCCAGAGCAGTTCAGAAATTTGGCCATGGATGCCGTTGGCCCAGCTGATAGCAATACAAGTAACCCGGAAATTGTGGTTAGGGCATTGGTAAACAAGTTTACACCTAAGGGACTTTTGACGGATGCTGATTTTGAAAGAGCTATGGATGCCTTCAAAATTGACGATGTTCCAGAAGAATATTACTCCCCCGATTATTTTCCGGGAGGAACAAGCCAATGGATGCTGCAAATGAGTGCAGAATCTCCAACACAGGTGTATATCCTGTTACGTCATTTATCCAGAGAACCCGAATTTCAACTTAAATAA
- a CDS encoding YraN family protein → MANHNKFGKLGEQKAVDFLKASDYEIRALNYRHLNAEVDIIAEKDGFLVIVEVKSRNMGFLEDISRVITPKKVKLLTMAANHYMEELDSDLEVRFDVITVVKNTDNFDIEHFENAFYHF, encoded by the coding sequence ATGGCCAATCACAACAAATTTGGAAAACTGGGAGAGCAAAAAGCAGTGGACTTTTTGAAGGCTTCCGACTACGAGATAAGAGCACTTAACTATCGGCACCTCAATGCCGAGGTAGACATTATTGCGGAGAAAGATGGTTTCTTGGTAATAGTTGAAGTAAAGTCAAGAAATATGGGGTTTCTTGAAGATATTTCCCGTGTGATCACACCCAAAAAAGTGAAGCTTTTAACCATGGCGGCCAACCATTACATGGAAGAATTGGATAGCGATTTGGAGGTTAGGTTTGATGTAATTACCGTGGTAAAAAACACTGATAATTTTGACATTGAGCACTTTGAAAACGCATTCTACCATTTCTAA
- a CDS encoding DUF3352 domain-containing protein, protein MTKKRILYGFLGLMVLYLCYLAYIFILSPKTNLQSIYLIPKDAVFIIESERPVESWQKVSESEAWHHLKKNDYFSELTENIQRVDTVFNDNHKLFEFFDDRSLFISIHMISPKDYGIFYVLDLKRIAKLQLLKTYLNTLLDDGYVLSKRTYHAHEILEVHDRESKETMYLAFIKNQLVASYTHTLVEASIDQYLEPVLGRNLNFLEINQKVGHENLFRMYVQYHYFDDYIQQYTNKPSDWVKRVSENFLFSGFYFDLDGNSTLTANGYTNISAVNEYYLEALQKSGTSERSIPQIAPLSTALYISYGFDSFAEFYKNFERVQQNDPGQFESYQKGIAKVEKFLKIDVKENFVSWIGDEIAVLQIQSHITKGKNDVALVLKANDAEAAKTNLDFVVEQIRKKTPVKFKAVNYKDYEINFLSIKGFFKMLLGGRFDEFDKPYFTQIDEYVIFSDNPNTLKGIIDKVVEGETLATSEEFRKFNQKFDSETTVFVYSHVPLLYDNMYALADAPTKQKMRKNKDFIICFPQVGLQLKPEDDLFESRLVLNYQDVEEVKKTINIPKNTNKTTPKTQNAASTEITDAVFNLSSIYPTDLNAKSFSRKYANGNIRFEVDLKDGLKHGRYEAFYPDGTRKIRGRFRNDEQVGTWHYYNKEGDQVHKKRF, encoded by the coding sequence ATGACCAAAAAAAGGATTCTTTACGGTTTTTTGGGCCTAATGGTACTGTATTTGTGCTATTTGGCCTATATTTTTATACTCTCCCCCAAGACCAACCTACAGTCCATTTACCTTATTCCCAAGGATGCGGTTTTCATCATTGAATCCGAAAGACCAGTGGAAAGTTGGCAAAAAGTAAGCGAGAGCGAAGCTTGGCACCATCTAAAAAAGAACGACTACTTTTCGGAACTTACCGAAAATATCCAAAGAGTGGATACGGTATTCAACGATAACCATAAGCTGTTCGAATTTTTTGACGACCGCTCCCTTTTTATCTCCATCCACATGATTTCTCCCAAAGATTACGGGATTTTTTATGTGTTGGACCTTAAGCGCATCGCTAAATTACAATTGCTCAAAACGTACTTGAATACGTTGCTGGACGATGGCTATGTATTGAGCAAACGAACCTATCACGCGCATGAAATTTTGGAAGTTCACGATCGGGAAAGCAAGGAAACCATGTACTTGGCCTTTATCAAAAACCAATTGGTGGCCTCGTACACCCATACTTTGGTAGAGGCTTCCATAGATCAGTACCTCGAACCTGTGTTGGGTCGAAACCTGAATTTTTTGGAGATCAACCAAAAGGTAGGGCACGAGAATTTGTTCCGTATGTATGTGCAGTACCACTATTTTGATGATTACATCCAACAATACACAAACAAGCCTTCCGACTGGGTAAAACGGGTAAGCGAAAACTTTTTGTTCTCAGGTTTTTATTTTGATTTGGACGGGAACAGTACCCTTACCGCCAATGGGTACACCAATATTAGCGCTGTAAACGAATATTATTTGGAGGCGCTTCAAAAGTCAGGGACCTCGGAACGCTCCATTCCCCAAATTGCACCATTAAGCACGGCACTTTACATTAGTTATGGGTTTGATAGCTTCGCTGAGTTCTACAAAAATTTTGAGAGGGTTCAGCAGAACGATCCTGGGCAGTTCGAGAGTTATCAAAAAGGAATAGCCAAGGTTGAGAAGTTCCTCAAGATTGATGTAAAAGAGAACTTTGTCAGTTGGATTGGGGACGAAATTGCGGTCCTTCAAATTCAATCCCACATTACTAAAGGTAAGAATGATGTAGCCTTGGTACTCAAAGCCAACGACGCCGAAGCTGCCAAGACCAATCTAGATTTTGTAGTGGAACAGATTCGTAAAAAAACGCCCGTAAAGTTTAAAGCCGTTAATTATAAGGATTACGAAATCAATTTCCTCTCCATTAAGGGGTTCTTTAAAATGTTGTTGGGCGGAAGGTTCGATGAGTTCGATAAGCCTTATTTTACACAGATTGATGAATACGTTATCTTTAGTGATAACCCCAATACCCTAAAGGGTATAATTGACAAGGTGGTGGAGGGCGAAACACTCGCTACCTCGGAAGAATTTAGGAAGTTCAATCAAAAATTCGATTCAGAAACCACAGTATTTGTGTATAGCCATGTTCCGTTGTTGTATGATAATATGTATGCTTTGGCCGATGCTCCGACCAAGCAAAAAATGCGCAAAAACAAGGATTTTATTATTTGCTTTCCACAAGTGGGATTACAACTAAAACCAGAGGATGACTTGTTCGAGAGTCGATTGGTACTGAACTATCAGGATGTGGAAGAAGTGAAGAAGACCATCAATATTCCGAAAAACACCAATAAAACGACTCCAAAAACCCAAAATGCAGCTTCAACAGAAATTACAGACGCTGTTTTTAATCTGAGCTCCATCTACCCCACGGATTTGAACGCTAAATCCTTTAGTAGAAAATACGCAAACGGAAACATTCGGTTTGAGGTGGATCTCAAAGATGGGTTAAAGCACGGGCGATACGAAGCATTTTATCCCGACGGTACTCGAAAAATCCGTGGTCGCTTCCGAAATGATGAGCAGGTGGGCACTTGGCATTATTATAATAAAGAAGGAGATCAGGTCCACAAAAAACGTTTTTAA